The sequence CCACCTCGGACCGGCGCTCGATGCCCGCGAAACCGCCTGTGCGCGTCACCTGAATCCGCATGGGTCCAGTGTCGCAGCGCGGACGCCGCCGCGGGGGGACTACCGGGTACGTACTACCGCGTATGCACCCCGACCTGTTCCCACGCCTTCTGCACGGCCTCCAGCTCGTCGGCGCCGAACCGGTGGCGCGCCGCCTTCACGGTGAGCGTGGCGAAGTCGGCGAACTGCGCGTCCGACTTGAGGTCGCCGCCGGTCAGCGCGTCGTACCAGACCTGTCCCGCCTTCTCCCAGGCGTGCCCGCCGAGGGCCTTGGCGGCCAGGTAGAAGGCGTGGTTGGGGATGCCGGAGTTGATGTGCACCCCGCCGTTGTCGCGGCCGGTGCGCACATAGTGCTCCATGGTCGCGGGCTGCGGGTCCTTGCCGAGGTTCGGGTCGTCGTACGCCGTGCCCGGGGCCTTCATCGAGCGCAGCGCGGTGCCGTGCACGCCCGGGGCGAGGAGCCCCGCGCCGATCAGCCAGTCGGCCTCGGCGGCGGTCTGGCCCAGCGCGTACTGCTTGATCAGCGAGCCGAAGACGTCGGAGACCGACTCGTTGAGCGCGCCGGACTGGCCGAAGTACTCCAGGTTGGCGGTGTGCTGGGTGACGCCGTGGGTCAGCTCGTGGCCGATGACGTCCACCGGGATGGTGAAGTCCAGGAAGACCTTCCCGTCGCCGTCGCCGAACACCATCTGCTCGCCGTTCCAGAAGGCGTTGTCGTAGCCCTCCCCGAAGTGCACGGTGGCGTCGAGCGGCATTCCGTTGCCGTCGATGGAGTGGCGGCCGTACACCTTCAGATACAGCTCGAAGGTGGCGCCGAGGCCGGCGTAGGCGCGGTTGACGGAGGCGTCGGAGCCGGGGTCCGAGCCCTCCTCGCGGACCTTGTCGCCGGGCAGGTCCTGGGAGTGGTGGGTGTCGTAGATGGTGCGGTGCGGCTGGTCGGCGGCGGCGCCCTCGGGCAGCGCGACGGCGGTCGCGCCGATGACCGTGGTCAGCCGCCGACGGGTGCGCTGGTAGGCGTCGTGTTCCAGGGAGCGGCGTGCGGGTGCCGACACATCCGGGTCCGCGGTCCGGGAGAGCTGGTCGAGGACGTGCGGTGGCACGATCGTGCAGAAGACGGGCTCGAGGGCCCCGTTCCTCGTCGTCATGTCATCGACCATTGCACTGAGTGACGCCAAAGTCACTACTCGCAACCATGATTGGTGAAATACCGGGACAGAGGGCGCGACGGAGCGTGACATTGTGGTACGACTGCGCGCCCCCCGTGCGTGGCCCGTGCGGCACCCCTGTGGCCTGTCGCACTTTATGCCCTATTTGTCCTACCGGTCCCGCATACTGGACGGCGTCCCCACATCCTGAACCGCTCGGCTAGGCTGCGCTGCATCATGCGATTCGTGCTGCTTCTTCTTAGCTGCCGCGGCGAGGGTCTGTAGTCGAGGCCGACTCCCTCCCCGCGGAGCTTGGCGTTGCGTCGTCGGCCGTCCACTCGGACATCCGGACCCCTTTGAGGAGCCACGCACCATGGCCAATCGCCAGCAGCCCAGTTCCCTGCCGATCCACAAGTACGGCCGCTACGACCAGGTGGACATCCCGGACCGCACCTGGCCCGGCGAGCGGATCACGGTCGCTCCCCGCTGGCTCTCCACCGACCTGCGCGACGGCAACCAGGCCCTGATCGACCCGATGTCGCCCGAGCGCAAGCGCCGGATGTTCGACCAGCTGGTCAAGCTGGGCTACAAGGAGATCGAGGTCGGCTTCCCCGCCTCCGGCCAGACCGACTTCGACTTCGTGCGCTCGATCATCGAGGAGGAGGGGGCGATCCCCGAGGACGTGACGATCTCCGTCCTGACCCAGGCCCGCGAGGACCTGATCGAGCGGACCGTGGAGTCCCTGAAGGGCGCCCGCCGCGCCACCGTCCACCTGTACAACGCCACCGCCCCGGTCTTCCGCCGGGTCGTCTTCCGCGGCTCCAGGGACGACATCAAGCAGATCGCCGTCGACGGCACCCGCCTGGTGATGGAGTACGCGGAGAAACTGCTGGGCCCGGAGACCGAGTTCGGCTACCAGTACTCCCCGGAGATCTTCACCGACACCGAGCTGGACTTCGCCCTGGAGGTCTGCGAGGCGGTCATGGACGTCTACCAGCCGGGTCCGGGCCGCGAGATCATCCTCAACCTGCCCGCCACGGTGGAGCGTTCGACCCCCTCCACGCACGCGGACCGCTTCGAGTGGATGCACCGCAACCTGTCCCGCCGTGAGTACGTATGCCTGTCCGTGCACCCGCACAACGACCGCGGTACGGCGGTGGCGGCGGCCGAACTGGCCCTGATGGCCGGCGCCGACCGCGTCGAGGGCTGCCTGTTCGGCCAGGGCGAGCGCACCGGCAACGTCGACCTGGTCACCCTGGGCATGAACCTGTTCTCCCAGGGCGTCGACCCGCAGATCGACTTCTCCGACATCGACGAGATCCGTCGTACGTGGGAGTACTGCAACCAGATGGAGGTCCACCCGCGCCACCCGTACGTGGGCGACCTGGTCTACACGTCCTTCTCCGGCTCCCACCAGGACGCCATCAAGAAGGGCTTCGACGCGATGGAGGCCGACGCGCGGGCCAAGGGCGTCACGGTGGACGACCTGGAGTGGGCGGTGCCGTACCTGCCCATCGACCCCAAGGACGTCGGCCGCTCCTACGAGGCCGTCATCCGCGTCAACTCGCAGTCCGGCAAGGGCGGTGTGTCGTACGTCCTGAAGAACGACCACAAGCTGGACCTGCCGCGCCGGATGCAGATCGAGTTCTCGAAGATCATCCAGGCCAAGACGGACGCCGAGGGCGGCGAGATCACCCCGAAGGACATCTGGGCGGCCTTCCAGGACGAGTACCTGCCCAACTCCGCCAACCCGTGGGGCCGCATCCAGGTCAGGAACGGCCAGTCGACCACGGACAACGACGGCGTGGACACGCTGACCGTCGAGGCCACCGTGGACGGCGAGGACCGCGTGCTGACCGGCTCCGGCAACGGTCCGATCTCGGCCTTCTTCGACGCCCTGCAGGCCGTCGGCATCGATGTGCGCCTGCTGGACTACCAGGAGCACACGATGAGCGAGGGCGCCTCCGCGCAGGCCGCCTCGTACATCGAGTGCGCGATCGACGGCCAGGTCCTGTGGGGCATCGGCATCGACGCGAACACGACGCGTGCCTCGCTGAAGGCGGTCGTCTCCGCCGTCAACCGCGCCACCCGCTGACCCACCCCCACCGGGGGTTTCGAGGCTCCGGTCGCCGCATACGGCGGCCGGAGCCTCGTCGCTTCTCGGCCATAGGGCCGGACAGGTCACAGACTGGTCTCGTCCGGGGTACTGACTCAGCCTCCGTGATGTGGCTAACATCACGCCAGCGCGGCGATGGTGCCGTGCTCTAGGGAGGTGCGACGTGCTGCCGGTAAGGGGACGAGACGACCGTGCCACCAGGGCCCTGTGCGTCCTGGGCACGCGCACCGCGTGGACACCCGTCGGTGACGGCGAGTTCTACTGCCCCGGCTGCGGGGGCGACCGCAACTACCAGCGGCTCACCGGACGCCGCCGGCTCACCCTGCTCGGGGTGCCGGTGCTGCCGCGCGGGACCACCGGACCCGTCGTGGAGTGCGCCGCCTGCGGCCGGCACTACGGCACCGACGTCCTGGACCACCCCACCACCCGGCGCTTCTCCGCGATGCTCCGCGACAGCGTGCACACCGTCGCCCTCGCCGTCCTCGCCGCGGGCGGCACCGGCTCCCGCGCGTCCCTGGAGACGGCCTGCGCCGCGGTCCGCGCGGGCGGCGTCGAGGACTGTACCGAGGAGCAGCTCGCCGCCCTGGTCGACGCCCTGGCCGCCGACACCGGGCGGGTCCTGGGCGGGCCCTGCGGGGCCGGCCTGACGATAGAGCTGCACGAGGCGCTGGACCCGCTCGCCCCGCACCTCGCCCCGGCCGGGCGCGAGGCCCTGCTCCTCCAGGGCGCTCACATCGCCCTCGCCGACGGCCCCTACACGCCCGCCGAACGCGACGCGCTGACCACGGTCGGCGCGGCCCTGACGCTCCCCGCCGAGGACGTGACCCGGCTCCTGGAGGCGGCCCGCACCCCGTCCTGACCCACGGCGGGGCGCCCCGCCTGCTCCCGCTCGATTACCTCGAACGGAGTAGTGGCGTCCGACCGTACCGGGGGCAGCATCACGGCGTGACCCCGCTGCGACGCACCGTACTCACCAGCCTCACCCTCCTCGCCGCCCTCGCGACGGCCCCGCTGCCCGCCGCCGCGAGGCCGCTCGACTCCGCGCCGGAGTGCGCCTCTTCCCGGCCGTACGTCTCCGGGCAGGGCGGGTACGCCGCCTACCGCATCCCCGCCGTGGTCCGCACCCTGCGCGGCACCGTCCTCGCCTTCGCCGAGGGCCGGCGGCACGGATCCGGGGACAGCGGGGACATCGACGTGGTGGTGCGCCGCTCCACCGACGGCGGCTGCACCTGGGGCCCGCTCGCCGTGGTGGCCGCGGGCGACGGGAACACCCGGGGCAACCCGGCCCCCGCCGTCGACCCGCGCACCGGCACCATCGTCCTCGTGACCTGCGGGAACGCGGGAGATGTGACGGAGGACCAGATCATGCGGGGCCAGGTCACGGCCGAGCGGGGCCGGCGGGTCTATGTGCAGCGCAGCGCGGACGACGGCCGCACCTTCACCGCGCCGAAGGACATCACCGCCGCCGCGAAACGGCCCGACTGGCGCTGGTACGCCACCGGCCCCGGCCACGCCGTCGCCCTCACCCGGGGCCCGCACGCCGGGCGCATCCTGGTCCCCGCCAACCACTCCACCGCCCCGCCCGAGGGCTCGAAGGACACCGGCCGCGAGTCCCGCTACTACGGCGGCCACGCCCTCTACAGCGACGACGGCGGCCGCACCTGGCACCTCGGCTTCACCGCGACCGGGCCCAGCGGGGTCGTCAACGTCAACGAGACCAGCGCCACCCAACTCCCCGACGGACGGGTCTACTTCAGCGCCCGCGACCAGTACGGCAGCGTCCCGGGCAACCGCGTCGACACCTACTCCTCCGACGGCGGCGCCACCCTCGACCGCCCCTACGCCGCCCAGGACACCCTCAAGGACGTCCCGGTGGTCCAGGGCAGCGTGCTGCAACTCCAGGGCGCGCACGCCCCGCTGCTGTTCTCCGCGCCCTCCGTGCCGACCGCCCGCCGCG is a genomic window of Streptomyces sp. WP-1 containing:
- a CDS encoding exo-alpha-sialidase; the encoded protein is MTPLRRTVLTSLTLLAALATAPLPAAARPLDSAPECASSRPYVSGQGGYAAYRIPAVVRTLRGTVLAFAEGRRHGSGDSGDIDVVVRRSTDGGCTWGPLAVVAAGDGNTRGNPAPAVDPRTGTIVLVTCGNAGDVTEDQIMRGQVTAERGRRVYVQRSADDGRTFTAPKDITAAAKRPDWRWYATGPGHAVALTRGPHAGRILVPANHSTAPPEGSKDTGRESRYYGGHALYSDDGGRTWHLGFTATGPSGVVNVNETSATQLPDGRVYFSARDQYGSVPGNRVDTYSSDGGATLDRPYAAQDTLKDVPVVQGSVLQLQGAHAPLLFSAPSVPTARRAMAVWSSTDAGRGFSRLTTLDDGPAAYSDLVQLGTGAVGVLYETGSYDGLSFRRLTGIGAHSPAGVPSHG
- the leuA gene encoding 2-isopropylmalate synthase, translated to MANRQQPSSLPIHKYGRYDQVDIPDRTWPGERITVAPRWLSTDLRDGNQALIDPMSPERKRRMFDQLVKLGYKEIEVGFPASGQTDFDFVRSIIEEEGAIPEDVTISVLTQAREDLIERTVESLKGARRATVHLYNATAPVFRRVVFRGSRDDIKQIAVDGTRLVMEYAEKLLGPETEFGYQYSPEIFTDTELDFALEVCEAVMDVYQPGPGREIILNLPATVERSTPSTHADRFEWMHRNLSRREYVCLSVHPHNDRGTAVAAAELALMAGADRVEGCLFGQGERTGNVDLVTLGMNLFSQGVDPQIDFSDIDEIRRTWEYCNQMEVHPRHPYVGDLVYTSFSGSHQDAIKKGFDAMEADARAKGVTVDDLEWAVPYLPIDPKDVGRSYEAVIRVNSQSGKGGVSYVLKNDHKLDLPRRMQIEFSKIIQAKTDAEGGEITPKDIWAAFQDEYLPNSANPWGRIQVRNGQSTTDNDGVDTLTVEATVDGEDRVLTGSGNGPISAFFDALQAVGIDVRLLDYQEHTMSEGASAQAASYIECAIDGQVLWGIGIDANTTRASLKAVVSAVNRATR
- a CDS encoding M4 family metallopeptidase, which encodes MTTRNGALEPVFCTIVPPHVLDQLSRTADPDVSAPARRSLEHDAYQRTRRRLTTVIGATAVALPEGAAADQPHRTIYDTHHSQDLPGDKVREEGSDPGSDASVNRAYAGLGATFELYLKVYGRHSIDGNGMPLDATVHFGEGYDNAFWNGEQMVFGDGDGKVFLDFTIPVDVIGHELTHGVTQHTANLEYFGQSGALNESVSDVFGSLIKQYALGQTAAEADWLIGAGLLAPGVHGTALRSMKAPGTAYDDPNLGKDPQPATMEHYVRTGRDNGGVHINSGIPNHAFYLAAKALGGHAWEKAGQVWYDALTGGDLKSDAQFADFATLTVKAARHRFGADELEAVQKAWEQVGVHTR
- a CDS encoding TerB family tellurite resistance protein; translated protein: MLPVRGRDDRATRALCVLGTRTAWTPVGDGEFYCPGCGGDRNYQRLTGRRRLTLLGVPVLPRGTTGPVVECAACGRHYGTDVLDHPTTRRFSAMLRDSVHTVALAVLAAGGTGSRASLETACAAVRAGGVEDCTEEQLAALVDALAADTGRVLGGPCGAGLTIELHEALDPLAPHLAPAGREALLLQGAHIALADGPYTPAERDALTTVGAALTLPAEDVTRLLEAARTPS